In a single window of the Cydia amplana chromosome 4, ilCydAmpl1.1, whole genome shotgun sequence genome:
- the LOC134647386 gene encoding rho GTPase-activating protein conundrum isoform X1, producing the protein MLKLVSPEVRMALPLPRAPDPVLAAYWAEYEDLCRLSQQLTDDDDNLYEEGELETEWLQAAGLGSLAAPFQAGLEVTEAQLGEAVRPLPREQAAAVRRRVRRLNRTVRRRRAASRARKPDIRDVFRDLENSSGSEPRSRSATPDSLDSMPSGGSGSPPVEWADHTPPDFVDSFPPTGTHSPLARTPSAPAAPRRARLSPPALEPPLPMHELFKPNDLHWADIATNTEGIELLGYQRYGTVQGPRIGKERINGSILKDNDPFVKHTVVSRAKSAASVQQPLSFEHKFNLDRQMMDHEEEWPEDGSVVDVESIGEPQLKRLPQLLLLELTALFDKYSLPFQKRKPSKKKRKEEGSVFGVSLETLLRKDMLLWEETWSSVPGVLRALAGTLAKRATDEGLLRVAGNKHKIEALCQLIERSWYTEHRGAVEAALAGASSHDLAAVFKRLLRALPQPPLTQELMRLFYHTYALTGPTQGRALNLLVLLLPAEQRATLRCILTLARDIVAHAHTNKMSAHNVAMIIAPALFPPSLLIKQSDSLETQLATAANSCHVTEALMRWCEQLWLIPASILAASQRKPSPHRRNHI; encoded by the exons AAGGCGAGCTCGAAACAGAATGGCTGCAAGCCGCCGGCCTCGGTTCCCTGGCCGCGCCGTTCCAGGCCGGCCTCGAAGTCACCGAAGCCCAGCTGGGTGAGGCCGTGAGGCCGCTGCCCAGAGAACAAGCTGCTGCGGTTAGGAGACGAGTCCGAAGGCTGAATAGGActgtgcggcggcggcgcgcggcctCGAGGGCGAGGAAACCTGATATTAGGGATGTCTTCAGGGATTTGGAG AACTCGAGTGGCAGCGAGCCGAGGTCTCGAAGCGCGACGCCCGACTCCTTGGACTCCATGCCCAGTGGGGGTTCCGGAAGCCCCCCAGTAGAATGGGCCGACCACACGCCTCCAGATTTTGT CGACAGTTTCCCCCCGACCGGCACACACTCTCCCCTGGCTCGCACGCCGTCCGCACCAGCGGCGCCGCGACGGGCGCGTCTCTCTCCACCTGCCTTGGAACCTCCGCTACCCATGCACGAGCTGTTCAAGCCGAATGATCTGCATTGGGCTGACATAGCTACTAATACTG AGGGCATCGAACTCCTAGGCTACCAAAGATACGGGACTGTCCAGGGTCCAAGAATAGGCAAGGAGCGAATCAACGGATCGATACTGAAGGACAACGACCCTTTCGT CAAGCACACTGTCGTGTCGCGGGCAAAAAGCGCGGCGTCCGTGCAGCAACCACTCAGCTTCGAACACAAGTTTAACCTGGACCGGCAGATGATGGACCATGAGGAG GAATGGCCTGAGGACGGTAGCGTGGTGGACGTGGAAAGCATCGGCGAGCCGCAACTGAAGCGTCTGCCGCAACTCCTGCTGCTGGAGCTGACGGCGCTCTTCGACAAATACTCGCTGCCCTTCCAGAAGAGGAAACCGTCTAAGAAGAAGAGGAAAGAAG AAGGCTCAGTATTCGGAGTCTCCCTCGAAACTTTACTCCGCAAGGACATGCTGCTATGGGAGGAAACTTGGAGCTCTGTACCCGGAGTCCTGCGGGCGTTAGCCGGGACACTGGCCAAGCGGGCGACAGATGAGGGGCTGCTGAGAGTAGCTGGGAATAAGCACAAG ATCGAAGCGCTCTGCCAACTGATAGAGCGTTCCTGGTACACGGAGCACCGAGGCGCAGTAGAGGCGGCCTTAGCTGGAGCGAGCAGCCACGACCTGGCGGCAGTCTTCAAGCGGCTGCTGCGGGCGTTGCCGCAGCCGCCGCTCACGCAGGAGCTGATGAGGCTCTTCTACCACACGTATG CCCTAACGGGCCCGACGCAGGGCCGCGCCCTCAACCTGCTGGTGCTGCTGCTGCCCGCCGAGCAGCGCGCCACGCTGCGCTGTATCCTCACGCTCGCGCGCGACATCGTGGCGCACGCGCACACCAACAAGATGAGCGCGCACAACGTCGCCATGATCATTGCGCCGGCGCTCTTCCCGCCCAG CCTCCTGATAAAGCAGTCAGACAGCCTGGAGACACAGCTGGCCACGGCAGCAAACAGCTGCCACGTGACGGAAGCCCTCATGCGCTGGTGCGAGCAGCTCTGGCTCATCCCGGCCTCCATCCTCGCGGCTTCGCAGCGAAAACCTTCGCCGCACCGTAGGAACCACATCTGA
- the LOC134647386 gene encoding rho GTPase-activating protein conundrum isoform X2: MGAICWFHAKLVIEGELETEWLQAAGLGSLAAPFQAGLEVTEAQLGEAVRPLPREQAAAVRRRVRRLNRTVRRRRAASRARKPDIRDVFRDLENSSGSEPRSRSATPDSLDSMPSGGSGSPPVEWADHTPPDFVDSFPPTGTHSPLARTPSAPAAPRRARLSPPALEPPLPMHELFKPNDLHWADIATNTEGIELLGYQRYGTVQGPRIGKERINGSILKDNDPFVKHTVVSRAKSAASVQQPLSFEHKFNLDRQMMDHEEEWPEDGSVVDVESIGEPQLKRLPQLLLLELTALFDKYSLPFQKRKPSKKKRKEEGSVFGVSLETLLRKDMLLWEETWSSVPGVLRALAGTLAKRATDEGLLRVAGNKHKIEALCQLIERSWYTEHRGAVEAALAGASSHDLAAVFKRLLRALPQPPLTQELMRLFYHTYALTGPTQGRALNLLVLLLPAEQRATLRCILTLARDIVAHAHTNKMSAHNVAMIIAPALFPPSLLIKQSDSLETQLATAANSCHVTEALMRWCEQLWLIPASILAASQRKPSPHRRNHI, encoded by the exons ATGGGTGCAATATGCTGGTTCCACGCCAAATTGGTTATCG AAGGCGAGCTCGAAACAGAATGGCTGCAAGCCGCCGGCCTCGGTTCCCTGGCCGCGCCGTTCCAGGCCGGCCTCGAAGTCACCGAAGCCCAGCTGGGTGAGGCCGTGAGGCCGCTGCCCAGAGAACAAGCTGCTGCGGTTAGGAGACGAGTCCGAAGGCTGAATAGGActgtgcggcggcggcgcgcggcctCGAGGGCGAGGAAACCTGATATTAGGGATGTCTTCAGGGATTTGGAG AACTCGAGTGGCAGCGAGCCGAGGTCTCGAAGCGCGACGCCCGACTCCTTGGACTCCATGCCCAGTGGGGGTTCCGGAAGCCCCCCAGTAGAATGGGCCGACCACACGCCTCCAGATTTTGT CGACAGTTTCCCCCCGACCGGCACACACTCTCCCCTGGCTCGCACGCCGTCCGCACCAGCGGCGCCGCGACGGGCGCGTCTCTCTCCACCTGCCTTGGAACCTCCGCTACCCATGCACGAGCTGTTCAAGCCGAATGATCTGCATTGGGCTGACATAGCTACTAATACTG AGGGCATCGAACTCCTAGGCTACCAAAGATACGGGACTGTCCAGGGTCCAAGAATAGGCAAGGAGCGAATCAACGGATCGATACTGAAGGACAACGACCCTTTCGT CAAGCACACTGTCGTGTCGCGGGCAAAAAGCGCGGCGTCCGTGCAGCAACCACTCAGCTTCGAACACAAGTTTAACCTGGACCGGCAGATGATGGACCATGAGGAG GAATGGCCTGAGGACGGTAGCGTGGTGGACGTGGAAAGCATCGGCGAGCCGCAACTGAAGCGTCTGCCGCAACTCCTGCTGCTGGAGCTGACGGCGCTCTTCGACAAATACTCGCTGCCCTTCCAGAAGAGGAAACCGTCTAAGAAGAAGAGGAAAGAAG AAGGCTCAGTATTCGGAGTCTCCCTCGAAACTTTACTCCGCAAGGACATGCTGCTATGGGAGGAAACTTGGAGCTCTGTACCCGGAGTCCTGCGGGCGTTAGCCGGGACACTGGCCAAGCGGGCGACAGATGAGGGGCTGCTGAGAGTAGCTGGGAATAAGCACAAG ATCGAAGCGCTCTGCCAACTGATAGAGCGTTCCTGGTACACGGAGCACCGAGGCGCAGTAGAGGCGGCCTTAGCTGGAGCGAGCAGCCACGACCTGGCGGCAGTCTTCAAGCGGCTGCTGCGGGCGTTGCCGCAGCCGCCGCTCACGCAGGAGCTGATGAGGCTCTTCTACCACACGTATG CCCTAACGGGCCCGACGCAGGGCCGCGCCCTCAACCTGCTGGTGCTGCTGCTGCCCGCCGAGCAGCGCGCCACGCTGCGCTGTATCCTCACGCTCGCGCGCGACATCGTGGCGCACGCGCACACCAACAAGATGAGCGCGCACAACGTCGCCATGATCATTGCGCCGGCGCTCTTCCCGCCCAG CCTCCTGATAAAGCAGTCAGACAGCCTGGAGACACAGCTGGCCACGGCAGCAAACAGCTGCCACGTGACGGAAGCCCTCATGCGCTGGTGCGAGCAGCTCTGGCTCATCCCGGCCTCCATCCTCGCGGCTTCGCAGCGAAAACCTTCGCCGCACCGTAGGAACCACATCTGA